tctaagtttttacctgagcagtacagagtggtatcatcagcaaacaatacacattttaacagtttggaaacactacatatgtcatttatatataatataaataatttagggcccagaacacagccctgaggaacaccacaagttaccttcaactgcttagattttacattattgaattCGACATATTGATATCTTTCATCCAGGTAACTTTTCATCCACTTGTATGCTATCCCTCTTATGCCATATCTCTCtagtttattcattaatatagaatgatcaattgtatcaaacgccttttttaagtctataaaaacaccaacagtataTTCCTTATTATCTATTGCATTAGATATCCCTTCAACAAGTTCCATCACTGCCATTGAAGTGGACCTTTTCACTCTAAAGCCATATTGGTTATCACTTAGGAGATTATGCTtctcaatatatttatcaagtctattaacaaataacttttctaaaatttttgagaactgtgggagtagtgatattggcctataattggtaaacTGACATCTCTCTCCGTTTTTATGGATTGGaataacttttgctattttcatttgtgagGGAAACACACCAGTTTGAAAGGACAGATTACAAATGTATGCGAAAGGTTGCACTATATATTCTATAATACTTTTAACTAATATCATGTCAATACCAAAACAGTCagtggactttttatttttaaatgtcttcacaatgttaATTATTTCTCTATGAGTTGCAGCACCaataaacatggaggacacatTCTGAGTAATATGTTTATTCAGGTCGTTATTATTTCTTGACTCTGGAATTTCTTTTGCTAAATTAAAGccaacatttacaaagaaatcattaaattcatttgcaatgtctttagttttatcAAGCACaatatctttatcttttttaaaataatctggataattcttattttttgagCCCTTTTTGGTTATAAATCACAATCATCGCCAtttttatgaaataaacacacgacTATCCATCTTACTCGTGTGTAACACAGGTCTATCCATTCCTGCCATTACTCAATCTGAATGAAGCCATGAAGAACATTACCAAAAAGGCGACATTCACAGATTACTGAAGCCACCAATGTGGCACATTCCAGGTCGTGTCACAATCCTACTGTCCAAGATGATACTGGTATACATTtttatgtgatttaaaaaacaaaaaagaaaaagaaagtcatATTACAATATGAATGAAATAGCAATGCAATAGGTGGAAACTGGTTTTAGCATTTGAACCAAAACCTTGGAGAATGCCAACAAAATGTTTCATATGCatgcattttattcattttatctgcctGCAGAAGTTTCAGGATATCAgattttatgtttaaaacacatttgttttgacTAACGTGATATTCTGCTCATTTCATTCTTagttataatttaataaatgaatgcAAGCACCCAAAAATGTTTATGGTTTACATTGTATTCATTTTTAAGCCATCAAATaacaaatttacaaatttaCATGAGCTACACATCAATCCACCCCTCTAACAGACAGGGCACACCACTTCCTACACTGGTACCGAATGCTGCAGAATAATCCAGTGAAAACACACTCTTGAGGGGTATCTGTTCAATGCACTGTAAACCAATGTTAGAGTAGAAAACACAGTCCAGcagacagaagaaaacaaagtaaattcCAACCAACCGTAGCCCATTGAAGAGTTGCTTGGACTTGTCCAGGAGATAGCAGAAGTCTGTGACAGTCTTCCTTTCACCTAATGGAATATCATCCTCAGTCTCAGCTCCAGTCATGACACTGACTTTTCACACCTGAATTTAAAGAGAAATACAGACCGTATACGGTCGATACTCTATAGACTGATGGTGATggattaaagaaaacatttcagttacaaaaaaatattaGTACTCATTGAAACGGAAGGAAACTACATGaaagtcagccaatcagaacttGTGACTGACTAAAGAGGAACAATTTAGACCGTTAAAATGAAGcaaaagattgttgttgttttttttgtcttgattTCCGGAGCAAATTCCTGATACTGTCTATCCTGTAACACTTACATCATTAGTAAACTCCAGTTGTTTTTAAACatctataaataaatttgatttgACTTGAAAATAATCTAGTCATATGTAACATGTTGATATGCATGGTTGTACTACTGAACAAACACTGATAATTGGAGTTATCCAAGCGTCTTACTGGTGCCCTACTTACTTATGAATAGAAATAAGAAACTATGGAGGAGGAAATGCATCACATGGTCACCCTTTTTTTAGGTTGACCTGGGATGTCCCATATTTCATTCTCACAGTGGCTGCAGTCTCCAGTTTGCTAAGGATGTACAATCAGGTCAAGGCAGCAGACAGCTAGGGCACAATGTTCAGCTAATGCTCTGCATGTTAAAATCATTTGCAGCTAATGACAATTTTACCGTGCTATAAACATGTCTGGCTATAGCCCCTAAGttactgtgcatgtgtgtggctcTACATCTGTTTGGCTTTTAAGTAATGTAAATCCATAATTTCAAACTGAAGAGTTAAAAAAGGAATTTTTTTATACATTGAAATTCAATATAAACCTCACCTTAACAGatttttcagattaattaaGCACTGCCTAAAAGTATAATTTTCCTGTACTTGTGTGGGCATTTGATGCCATGACGGTGTATGTGGTGAGAAACGGCAATAGCAACAAACAAAGCCCTGTCACATTGAGTAGTTATGTATGTAGCTGCATGTCATGAAATACAGTTAACAGTCCATTAATCCTTTTCTGAGTGGGCGTGCCTGTGGGCGTGTCAGTGTTTGCAGTAGCAGAGTCGGGATGTTAACTGAACTGTTATGTATGATGGATTATACCAAGTTATTCCAGAATAGATACAATGACAGTAAAGGGCTATTCTAAGTGTTTCTACATTTCTAATATTATGatttagggctgggccatattataccgttcacggtaataccggtataatgttaggcaacgataggaaaatgaaatatcgcgatagaatatgagtaaaacgcgcatgcgcagtgcctttgttttcatacgcacatggccgattgttgagtgaaacagatgaaccagaattggtttgtaaaaatggtgaaacttccgtgatgtggaactggtttggtgtttgtccatcagatacacaacaaagcacatttttttgcagaacatgcaagcggccgtcgttattgtcgtatttgtcggactaagatgctcttaaatctgggattaatctgggtcctaaactctgtatgcttcaggtcaaacaacactgcagcatcactgagagttaaaaactgtctcaattctttcatctttaataaaacgatcagcattgctgctttaccaggtgtaactataaagtttaacttccaggcatccatgaaaacaaaatttattacatttaacggagttagaagttagcaggaagctatcggaagttagctcgctagtttcctaagcatgatatagcatgttcagactgagagatttctgaaaaaattcaaacgtacagctctgctatcacttccaacataaatgaagacaggaaactaaacagcagtgacgtttgtagggttactgaagttgggctagctggtatataatgatgtgctacgtgatcgctagcgacacagctatgttagcataacataaacagtgaagctggaggacgaacactaacacttttccacttataaaagttaacgtgaaggttcctcatggcTAGAGACAAAttcaatcgcatggcaggatgctgtaaacggaccaaacttcagtcaggagaacaactgagataatccatccacaacacgaggttagtcattaatatactgcaacaacatgggaatagagcagctgccagagaattcaacattaatgaatcaatggtacagaagtggaggaagcaagaagaatgagtttaataaagtttgatttatctgactgctttgtttcgcttaatgtgccttataatcccgtgcaccttatggtccgaaaaatacgtactgcacactgcagtttaatgttgcaaagcacctcttttaacttcagtggatattatacatggttatgctcaggatatgtcagcccatttctactggaaatgccttttggttaaactttcagcaaggaatttgcatttgcactgttacatttttataaagcttttaatgtacataaaaaccagcttcttgtttaagtgaaaataaatggaaggttgtctttttgcgctagtaatgttgtggagttgtattttgtctcgcatcaattatatcgtcagttatatcgttatcgcaaattttcaaatatatatcgtgataaatatttttggccatatcgccctgctctattaTGATTACAGTTTAGTCCAATGCTAGATTAGCAAAGTCTAGAGTTAAGTGAGTTAGTGGGATGGTGACTATCACTGTGCACAGGAAAACTTGTGAACGGAACTCAAGCTATCTTTACTTAACTTATGTAATGAAGTAAATGAGTGTAATGACGTGGAATGACACGTCATTACACTCATTTACTTTGGGGTGCtgcttatatttttatttaaataaatacgtTTAGGCTATGGTAAAAGTGAGGTTTTTCATGTAAAGATTTTTCAGAATATGCTGCGAACACTTCTGTCTTGTAAGTTAGAGTGCCCTAGCTGCTTCTTAAATAAGACATGCGAAGACGGCACCTTGGTTATTTTTGTATTGTCTAATTATTTCATGAAACTGATGTTCTTTGTATGAAGTGTGTGAAGCCTTATTTTACTTGTAGTACCTAAAACTTATGCTCAGTTTTAAATGAAGGCGAGAAGCTGTGAGAGAAGGTCTGCATGACAATCTCATGCTATACATCATGTGTACCATTGTTTTCTCTCGCTTTCCCTTGTGGCTTACTTATCATGTTAACAGCAGCAGAGTTGGTAAAAACCTGTCTCACCTGTGAACATCTCTTTGTTCCAAACCAACACAACATGCAGCACAAGTAGTATTTGTCACTATGTTTGGAAGAAAGATCTCCAAAAATAACAATCAAGTttggagaatttttttttaaaaattaggtAAACTGAATACCAATATTATTATCACTGGTAGATGGGTGGCATTCATTTAAATCCAATTCAAATTTCTGTCTTTGCCGGTAAAAATCTGTATCAAAGAGCGTGACTGTGCTATGAGCTCTAATAACATAGCTCATTCCTGATATCTAACATCAGCATCATGAATAAAATCTCAACATAATAAGCATCTGGATATTAAAGATAACAGAGAATACCACATATATGCAGGTGACACTGAGTGCTGGCGGTTGCAGGGCTTTAACCGCCTCTGCTTGTGTAATTGCCATTTGTTCTTACCTGTGCAGCCGGCTAACGGTGACAAACTGTACTATCTTTCACAGAGATGCTTCTCAAAAATCACAGCGAAAGCCTCGACGAGCTCTACTGCTGAAGCGCGACTTTCCTGGCATCTCAGTGCGTGGAAGTGCCACCAGACCGGCTAACGAGTTCCCCCGCAGCGTTGATTGGACTGCTGTCTGTCCGAGCTTGAACGCTGCTCAAAGGCTGTGACAGGCGACGAGAAACAGAAGGCAGGGTGAGGACCGCCGCTGGCACTACTCCACTCCAACTGGCTAGCTATTTCCGGGTCAactatttcaaaataagagcttcACATCGTTACAGTTTTTAATAGCCAAAATTTTTACCAGTAGTAGTATGATCCTATGATTCCTTAATGCCATTTTAGATAATGATTACAAAATACTGGTGGCTCAAAGGTGGAGTGTTTCAATATTAACATTCAATTCAGGCTTAGGTGGCTGgcttcagggtcacctgatccagcccagCCCTAGTTGAAGAATCGTAAAAAGGAGTGGGGTTGTCTGTGTattgaatccaaactgggagctgtttCCACAGAGGAGggccctgaaagctgaaggtttTGCCTCTCATTCAACCTTTACATATCCAACAAACCACAAATAAAACTAGGGTGTCGTGGGGTGTAGTTTGTGGCTCTGTTcaggggaggggtggagcagAGGATTCAGGGTGTGGTGACAGGGGAGGCTGGTTGGTGCCTAAAAGGCCCCGGGAAATGAATTTTCCAGGCGACTCATTACAACCCAATGGCCGGTCACATGGGATATGATAAAACTCTGGAGCAGATAATGGCCTGATTTTATTGGCCGGTCATCCTAGCGGATGTGCGCCAATGGTGCGCATTCTGCCTGGAGTTTCAGCTGGTTAACCAGCCAGCCATTCCAAAAGTGCCTTTGCACTCACTGACATTAATAGAGGTCCCTTTTGAGTGCATAGGTATGGTCCTCACTGGGCCATTTCACTGGAATGCATGGGAATAAGGCTTTGTACTAGTTGTGGTCGATTACGGTATCTCGAAGCAGTGCTGCTATGCACCATTTCTGCAATAAGTGTGGGGCAGGCGGTGTTTCAGATCCTCAAATAGATACTGAATGACCAGGGCACACCATTCTGTAAATCTGTTCGGACCAGTATGTACCACCCTCAGACTGATGggctggtggagcagctgaataACACTTTAAAGTTCATGATTTGTAAGTTTAGTCACGAGGATGAAGGCAATTGAGCTCGCTGGTTAGCACATCTGTTGTTTGCGGGAGGCCTCCACAGGTTTTCTCCCTTTGAGTCGCTGTTCCGCAGAAAGCCGCAGGGGGTTTTGGACCTAGTTAACAAAAATTTGAGGAAGGTCCAAGCCTAGCAAAAAATTgaaatttaaacacatttaaacttaaaaaaaaaaaaaaaaaagttaatcacATTGATTTTACATTCTTTCCAAGTGTCATAGTGTAAAGCCAAAaaggataaaataaataaataaataaactgagctTGTTTTAGGAGTAAACCCACACCAAATTAATACCTAtagaagaaacagaaacaagcaCTGGTGCCCTGGATGTTTGATCTGTTGTCTGATGATTGATGGAGAGAACttcaaaaagtgcattttggGTAAATTTTGAAGGGTCACGTCAGGTAAGAGATGTGGTTGCTCTAGATAGCTTCTGTCATTTGAAACCTCTCCCTTTTACCTACATTTAGCCTCAGTAAATTTGAGTTTGGCAATCCTGGGCCAAAATTACATCATTAGTAAGGTTCAAATGACAACTACTTGCAAATATTAAGGAAGAATGTTTTAttgaaattaaaacaacaacaacaaaaaacaaaaacaggaaaacaatgtTAAAGAGGCCTATGCTCTCCTAGAATTACAGCTacttttcagctatttatttttccacaattAAAGATTCTGCTTATAAAATGCCATAATTCATCACACTGCAGAGATGGAtgggaaattttaaaaagaaagatacCTGTGGGAACttgccatttaaaaaagaaaaaaaaaatccatgtgcAGTAGCAAGACACTTTttgaactgaataaataaaaaaggaaaactaaactGAAGCTAAAGTATGAAATCAGCAGTTAAGGCAAAACGCTGAGAGAATCGCTCAGGAGCTTTTTACACAGTGAATCAAAGGAAACAGTATTTATCACGTCACTTATATGCATCTATTGTTGGCACGCGCTACTATAAATATTTGTCAATTACTTTCCTTGGGAGGGATACATAAGATCAaaaattgtaattatttaaaatatgaagTCATTTAACAGTATGAGTCTGGCATTGGGCGtataaaaagatatttttcCTACTTTTATGGCAGAATGTGGGTGTGGTGCAAACAGACTGTAGCTTAAAGAAACTCTTTGCTACTCAAAACACTCTTAACTTGTGTTAATTTCCTAAAACATGTTGTGAGTTTacaaaaaaggaaggaagcacGGCATGGATCTGATGGCTGACCCAACAGGTGCTCTTCAGCTGCACAGAGagaagtgcaaaaaacaaaatccaggaAGTCTTATAAGATTTCCTGCATGTAATCTTTTGCTGAATAATATTTGAGGGATGAGAAGTCCAGAGGGTAGCGCTAAGAGAAAACTTCCgctttatcattagagaaagtAGGGGGTGGTTGTTCGAGGAGGTATCACACGTTCAGAGTCGGGAACGGCTCGAAACAGCTTGGGCTCTCGTCTGTTGACGTCCTTGAAGACCATGATGGAGGCAATGTTCCCACAGCGGTAGCAGTAGTTGGGCGCTGACCACACGGTCACCAGTTTCTCATCAAACATGAACTTGTAGCCTTCGTGAACCAGCTGGTGTGCACGGCAGATGAGCTTCAAGTTGTTGATGTgaacaaactaaaacacaacagattagagaagtaagtaaaaggaggTTGACACACCTGGGTTAAAGGATGCTTTCCAATGACTGGTTTTCCAACACGGATGGCTCAACATACCTCATTAGTAACCTTGGAGCCAAAAAGCCAGCCAGCACCTCGTGGACTGATAGCCCAGGTGTCCACATCCTCTGGATCTGACCACACAAGATCACAAAAAGCCCCCTTGTGAGGAATCTCCTGGTTGCGTTCGATGGTTCGGATCTGGTCCAAAGTCTTGATGTCCGGTGAGAGACCACCATGGACACACAGGATCTGCTCATCTATCAACTGGGATTAGGGTTTAAAACATACTATTATGAACAAATCAATGAATAAACCCAAGTCAATAGACATCTCTATTAGCAACACTTCAAAGTTGCCATCTGCTTGTCTCTGTTCTACTCTTTCACAAACTGGAAAATCCTGACAGCAGAACAACTTTCAGGAAAGTTTGAAGTGCAGTACATTCAGCTGCTAAAGAGTGCTCATGAGATCTGGTAGCAGAACTGAAGAGGGCAGTGTCAGAGTGTTTTCACACcttctgtgtttagtctgtttaaaTCAAAGTCTGGTTTGTTTTCCTCCTTGGCCAGATTCATTTGTGCAGATGTGAATCGCCAAACAAGCATACTGAGACCATTTGGAGGAAGTGGTCTCAGAGCAGTTCTGAATCAACTCCAGAACGGTTTGTTTATGGAGTGAACATGATCTGACCTCAATCTAGGACTGCAGCTATCGATTATTTTTGAAATCAAGGAATCTATTGATTATTCCATTGATCAATCATGTAATATGCTaagaaatactttcttcttATTAATAAGCAATAAATAtcccaaaaagagaaaaaaaaaccccaaggcTTTCAGAATGAACTGCTCACTGGTTTTTGAGAAGATTTTAGAAACTGCAATGTTTTAAAACTTAACTGCATACAACAAATTTAAACTCAACTCTTCGATTGCATGTATGTGGCATattaaaattcttttaaaagaaacattttcttaaatacaaaaatacataaataatccCAATACAGTCAAAAGATATATATTCAATCTAAACTAAGGCATAACAAATTATCTTTACTATGTCTTCTTTCTGGCTTCCTAACATTAATAGGAGGCAAAAAGAGTTCTGAAACGAGGCAGTTCTGGTGTCCGCTCATGTTTGAGTTCAGTGTGCAAGTAAACTTGGTAATCAGACTAAGTTAACAGttcatctgcatattttaatataaattcaGGAGGCTCATTGGTTAAACGTCTCCATTGTTTAACACATTGGCAGGCTACACAGCCGTGTGTTAAACAATGCATTGAAGCAAAGAATGTGGGTCGAAGATTTTTTATAatcaaattatttgaattactCAATGGATCCTTGCAGCCCTTGATCCAGACCAACTACCAAGTGTGCATTGTAGCCATGTACGCTTTATATTCCAGATTGTGGAAAGGTACTATAGATGAAAAAATGATCTGTATGAGCTAGCAACTAGCTGTGAACGTAAATTCTCCGACGGTCCCACAAACACcaccttcttcctgtatttGCTCACTCCCCAGACACACCTGGCCAATAAGTGGACTAAATATTCTCACATGGTTTCTAGCGGCTCATTCTGGTTTCCTTTGAGTTCACTTGGATTTTTCTCAAACCAAATCATAGGGAAAAGCTACAAGTTTATTAACTCATAAATTGATTGGGACCAGAATAAACCATCTATTGATGTGAAAACACCCTTACTCTACAAAAATGTCTGCCACACTTTACTGTTCTTACTCTTCTCTAAAAGCAAGAACACATCCAAAATCATAAGTGAGCTGAAGCCTTGGATGCATAATTTCTTGAAATCTATCTTCCTGCTGTTGAAACAGACTAGCTTGCGATGACGGTCATGGTTATGATTCTGCCTGTGTCATGACCATTTTCAATAGGTTTAGCACTGATTGCATCTAGCGTTTATGTATGGAGTGAGTTGTTTTCTGGCGTTCTATAGTTTTGTGTTGGTAATACACCTGTTACAGAAGATTATATGGATACTTATATATCCATAAGATCATTAAAAGAAAGAAGTAACCTCAGAGTACTTTTTAATTGAATTCCTGGAGAATTATTGCCTTGATCCTTGTTGTGCTCTGTCTGTGATGATGAATActgtaataaatatttaatgcaaAGCTAACTGCCTGCTGGATAAAGGCACCTTTTaatattaaaccccccaaaattaagaaaatgttATGTAAACCAGTgtgctctttgttttgttgtgatgcTAAAGACCCAATGTTTTAAATTCCAGCTTATTATGATAATGTATTAAATGAAGTAACAAGCAGCCATTTACATAAAGATGACATACAGGGGGTGAATAGCTACTTAAGATGTCTTTATGGA
This Astatotilapia calliptera chromosome 7, fAstCal1.2, whole genome shotgun sequence DNA region includes the following protein-coding sequences:
- the ppp6c gene encoding serine/threonine-protein phosphatase 6 catalytic subunit encodes the protein MAPLDLDKYVEIARQCKYLPENDLKRLCDYVCDLLLEESNVQPVATPVTVCGDIHGQFYDLCELFRTGGQVPDTNYIFMGDFVDRGYYSLETFTHLLALKAKWPDRITLLRGNHESRQITQVYGFYDECQTKYGNANAWRYCTKVFDMLTVAALIDEQILCVHGGLSPDIKTLDQIRTIERNQEIPHKGAFCDLVWSDPEDVDTWAISPRGAGWLFGSKVTNEFVHINNLKLICRAHQLVHEGYKFMFDEKLVTVWSAPNYCYRCGNIASIMVFKDVNRREPKLFRAVPDSERVIPPRTTTPYFL